The proteins below come from a single Microbacterium sp. SLBN-154 genomic window:
- a CDS encoding carbohydrate ABC transporter permease — MTVTLATPERERATHNKKGRRRSSAARQNLIGWLFVGPFAVVFLALLVLPIGFAFYLSMFQSSLIGGERFVLFDNYIKAFTDPSFLSGAWFVISFSLVLIPLQMAVSLAVALMLDIMTTRFARFSRLMIFMPYAIPTVIGALMWGFLYSSNFGPLAEIFGIFGATAPNFLSSNLIFYGLLNIVTWQWAGYYMIILYAALQGIDPTLYEAARIDGASQWQIVLRIKIPLIAPALLLILVFALIGTLQFFNEPKILQQLAAGAIPNDFTPNMYAYQQAFSLANDNYGSAISFALGAVVFICVYIFLFATRKRGSFIS; from the coding sequence ATGACCGTCACACTCGCAACACCGGAGCGCGAACGCGCCACACACAACAAGAAGGGACGCCGCCGCTCCAGCGCCGCACGGCAGAACCTGATCGGATGGCTCTTCGTCGGGCCGTTCGCCGTCGTCTTCCTCGCGCTGCTCGTCCTGCCGATCGGATTCGCGTTCTACCTGAGCATGTTCCAGTCCTCGCTGATCGGCGGGGAGCGGTTCGTGCTGTTCGACAACTACATCAAGGCGTTCACCGATCCGTCGTTCCTCAGCGGGGCGTGGTTCGTCATCAGCTTCTCGCTGGTGCTCATCCCGCTGCAGATGGCCGTCTCCCTCGCGGTGGCGCTGATGCTCGACATCATGACCACGCGGTTCGCCCGCTTCTCGCGGCTCATGATCTTCATGCCGTATGCGATCCCCACCGTCATCGGTGCCCTGATGTGGGGGTTCCTCTACAGCAGCAACTTCGGCCCGCTGGCGGAGATCTTCGGGATCTTCGGCGCGACGGCACCGAACTTCCTCAGCAGCAACCTTATCTTCTACGGCCTGCTCAACATCGTGACGTGGCAGTGGGCCGGCTACTACATGATCATCCTCTACGCGGCGCTCCAGGGAATCGACCCGACGCTGTACGAGGCGGCCCGTATCGACGGCGCGTCGCAGTGGCAGATCGTCCTGCGCATCAAGATCCCCCTCATCGCGCCGGCGCTCCTGCTCATCCTGGTCTTCGCCCTCATCGGGACGCTGCAGTTCTTCAACGAGCCGAAGATCCTCCAGCAATTGGCGGCCGGAGCCATCCCGAATGACTTCACGCCGAACATGTACGCGTACCAGCAGGCCTTCTCGTTGGCCAACGACAACTACGGTTCCGCGATCTCGTTCGCGCTGGGCGCGGTGGTCTTCATCTGCGTGTACATCTTCCTGTTCGCGACCCGCAAGCGAGGGAGCTTCATCTCATGA
- a CDS encoding carbohydrate ABC transporter permease has product MSVTPVERPKTRRASGKLVERRSDPRRVGGRIPLNIVLALLMIYFLIPFWWLIVNSSKDAASLFGGGSALWFGDNIDYVQNFTDLFTYSGGIYARWLGNSALYALAGGIGATVLAVLAGYGFAKYSFAGRRFGFAVILGAVMVPTTALVIPTFVLFAEAGLTNTIWAVILPTLLNPFGVYLMCVYARDAVPDELLDAARVDGAGELRTFVTVALPLLRPAMVTVLLLSVVASWNNYFLPLVMLSDNRLFPVTVGIGLWQSTASSYGAAGGQTLWSIIILGSLVSVIPLIIAFLTLQRYWRGGLAIGSLK; this is encoded by the coding sequence ATGAGCGTCACACCGGTCGAGCGTCCGAAAACGCGGCGCGCTTCGGGCAAGCTCGTCGAACGGCGATCCGATCCCCGACGCGTCGGCGGTCGCATCCCGCTCAACATCGTCCTCGCCCTTCTGATGATCTACTTCCTCATCCCGTTCTGGTGGCTGATCGTCAACAGTTCGAAGGATGCCGCGAGCCTGTTCGGCGGGGGAAGCGCGCTGTGGTTCGGCGACAACATCGACTACGTCCAGAACTTCACCGATCTGTTCACCTACAGCGGCGGCATCTACGCCCGCTGGCTCGGCAACTCCGCCCTCTACGCCCTGGCGGGCGGCATCGGGGCGACGGTGCTCGCGGTGCTCGCCGGGTACGGCTTCGCGAAGTACAGCTTCGCGGGGCGCCGGTTCGGCTTCGCCGTCATCCTGGGTGCGGTCATGGTGCCCACGACCGCGCTGGTCATCCCGACCTTCGTCCTGTTCGCCGAAGCCGGGCTCACGAACACCATCTGGGCGGTGATCCTCCCGACCCTGCTCAACCCGTTCGGTGTGTATCTGATGTGCGTGTACGCGCGGGATGCCGTGCCCGACGAGCTGCTCGACGCTGCGCGCGTGGACGGTGCGGGCGAGTTGCGCACGTTCGTGACGGTCGCCCTGCCGCTTCTGAGGCCCGCGATGGTGACGGTGCTGCTGCTGTCGGTCGTGGCGTCGTGGAACAACTACTTCTTGCCGCTGGTCATGCTCTCGGACAACCGGCTGTTCCCCGTGACGGTCGGGATCGGCCTCTGGCAGTCCACCGCCTCGTCCTATGGCGCGGCGGGAGGCCAGACCCTGTGGAGCATCATCATCCTCGGCTCGCTCGTCTCGGTGATCCCGCTGATCATCGCGTTCCTGACCCTCCAGCGGTACTGGCGGGGCGGGCTGGCGATCGGAAGCCTCAAGTGA